The Candidatus Koribacter versatilis Ellin345 genome has a segment encoding these proteins:
- a CDS encoding DNA alkylation repair protein: protein MKPASYIASHLRTVLKNGGSAPHTKEVEWFFKHEVKSRGWYTQEIRKVARRFTKVLKHDAGLPYLIEVADQLFQGEVLEEKVLAVLLLERETAAFGDREFRLFEKWLDRIGSWADHDGVVHSLIAPMLVGDPKRQERAFKWARSKDRWHRRATAVSLIRVARAKQSFAQIQRVTEALLGDEDDMVQKGLGWLLRETAKADPKTTIPYLMKIRERAPRLVLRTACEKLSSKDRARILAKSTARTVQ from the coding sequence ATGAAACCAGCCTCGTATATCGCATCGCATTTGCGCACCGTGTTGAAAAATGGCGGTTCGGCGCCGCACACGAAAGAAGTGGAGTGGTTCTTTAAGCATGAGGTGAAATCGCGCGGGTGGTATACACAAGAGATCCGTAAGGTGGCTCGGCGATTCACCAAAGTTCTCAAGCACGATGCTGGATTGCCGTATTTGATTGAAGTCGCCGACCAGTTGTTCCAAGGGGAAGTGCTCGAGGAAAAGGTGCTGGCGGTATTGCTGCTGGAGCGCGAGACCGCAGCCTTCGGCGATCGTGAGTTTCGCCTATTCGAAAAGTGGTTGGATCGCATCGGCTCCTGGGCCGACCACGATGGAGTGGTGCACTCTCTCATTGCACCGATGCTGGTCGGCGATCCCAAGCGACAAGAGCGCGCGTTTAAGTGGGCGCGTTCAAAAGACCGTTGGCACCGCCGTGCAACCGCGGTTTCGCTGATTCGAGTTGCGCGGGCGAAACAATCGTTTGCCCAGATTCAACGCGTGACGGAAGCGCTGCTCGGCGACGAAGACGACATGGTGCAGAAGGGCCTTGGCTGGCTTCTGCGCGAGACGGCGAAGGCCGACCCCAAGACCACGATTCCCTACCTGATGAAGATCCGAGAACGAGCACCACGCCTGGTGCTGCGGACCGCTTGTGAGAAGCTCAGTTCGAAGGATCGCGCCCGTATCTTAGCCAAGTCTACGGCCCGAACGGTACAATAG
- a CDS encoding M24 family metallopeptidase — MELAKIQESLRQMGADCWLFYDHHHRDPIAYRVLGLPETMMVTRRWFYVIPAQGTPARLVHRIESHHLDALPGGKAEYSSWQELHENLRAMLAPYKTVVMQYSANNQIPYISLVDGGMLELIRSFGKEILSSANLVSRFEAVLTDDQIASHFEAQKKIDVVCEAAFKEIGRRVHNGGCTEYDIQKFILEAYAREGVETEDPPNCSVNENSGDPHYEPTETRSKSIHEGDFVLIDMWGRMKRPHSVYYDITWTGFVGNAPSDQQREIFEIVRDARNVGIEKVKAAFATGEKICGWQVDEAVRAHITKKGYGKWFVHRTGHSITNAIHGNGANLDNLETKDDRQILPNTCFSVEPGVYLPEFGVRSEIDMMTRSNSAEVTGRIQTELVLI; from the coding sequence ATGGAACTCGCGAAAATTCAAGAATCCCTGCGCCAGATGGGCGCAGACTGCTGGCTGTTCTATGACCATCACCATCGTGATCCGATCGCTTACCGCGTGCTCGGGCTGCCCGAGACAATGATGGTGACGCGGCGATGGTTCTACGTGATTCCGGCGCAGGGTACGCCCGCGCGCCTGGTGCACCGTATCGAGTCGCACCATCTCGATGCCCTGCCCGGCGGCAAGGCCGAGTACTCCTCGTGGCAGGAACTGCATGAGAACTTGCGCGCGATGCTCGCCCCGTACAAAACAGTGGTGATGCAGTACTCGGCGAACAACCAGATTCCGTATATCTCGCTGGTCGATGGCGGAATGCTGGAGCTGATACGCAGCTTCGGGAAAGAAATCTTGAGTTCAGCGAACCTCGTGTCAAGATTCGAGGCTGTTCTGACCGACGACCAGATTGCTTCGCACTTCGAAGCTCAGAAGAAGATTGATGTCGTCTGTGAAGCCGCGTTCAAAGAAATTGGCCGTCGAGTGCACAACGGTGGGTGCACCGAGTACGACATCCAGAAATTCATCCTCGAAGCGTACGCCCGCGAAGGCGTTGAGACGGAAGATCCGCCGAACTGCTCGGTAAATGAAAACAGCGGCGATCCCCATTACGAGCCGACCGAGACGCGCTCCAAGAGCATTCACGAAGGCGATTTCGTATTGATCGACATGTGGGGTCGTATGAAACGGCCGCACTCGGTGTATTACGACATCACCTGGACCGGCTTTGTCGGCAACGCCCCAAGCGATCAACAGCGCGAGATCTTCGAAATCGTGCGCGATGCGCGGAACGTGGGCATCGAAAAGGTGAAGGCGGCATTCGCAACGGGCGAGAAGATTTGCGGCTGGCAAGTGGACGAAGCCGTGCGAGCGCACATCACCAAAAAGGGTTACGGCAAATGGTTCGTGCACCGGACGGGCCACTCGATCACGAATGCAATTCACGGGAATGGCGCGAACCTCGACAATCTCGAGACGAAGGATGATCGCCAGATCCTGCCGAACACCTGCTTTTCCGTGGAACCCGGCGTTTACTTGCCGGAATTCGGCGTCCGCAGCGAGATTGACATGATGACGCGCTCCAACTCCGCCGAGGTAACAGGTAGAATACAGACAGAGCTCGTATTGATCTGA
- a CDS encoding DUF6677 family protein encodes MANEIAKSVPTKEAVVEPEYPVTAMGVGALIAGWLVPGLGHIIQKRWIRGVLIFVSVVAMFTLGLGMEGKIYGFNTGDLLEMLGFVCNVCCGALYFLAGAQDWGQGNIHRAVADYGTKFIFVAGLLNVISAIDAYHIGIGKKK; translated from the coding sequence ATGGCCAACGAAATCGCTAAGAGCGTCCCCACCAAAGAAGCAGTAGTCGAACCTGAGTACCCCGTAACCGCCATGGGCGTGGGTGCGCTCATTGCTGGCTGGCTTGTGCCTGGACTCGGTCACATCATCCAGAAGCGCTGGATTCGCGGCGTTCTGATCTTCGTTTCGGTCGTAGCGATGTTCACGCTCGGGCTGGGTATGGAAGGCAAGATCTACGGCTTCAATACCGGCGATCTGCTGGAGATGCTCGGCTTCGTTTGCAACGTTTGTTGCGGCGCGCTGTACTTCCTGGCGGGAGCACAAGATTGGGGACAGGGCAACATCCATCGCGCGGTGGCCGATTACGGCACGAAGTTTATCTTCGTTGCTGGCCTGTTGAACGTGATCAGCGCGATTGATGCGTATCACATCGGGATCGGGAAAAAGAAATGA
- a CDS encoding GNAT family N-acetyltransferase, with protein MEILDLRHFTSSDLRPLLDQEARVWSRLLAWDYRSSADMILRYVDAKILPGYAAVDHGALKGYSFFVYEGSKGVIGDLFAVPDNGHTPKLESELVRHVIETLQQSPGIHRIEAQLLVHDAGQVAKPFLEEGFQRYPRIFMTLPITKPLATRGREVPGDIEIRPWRDEDYQPAAAVISSAYRGHIDSEINDQYRSLNGSLRFLNNIVRFPGCGVFDPAASFVALSRSTHQIVGVLLCSRVKEDVGHITQVCMVPELRGLGIGEALIAYTAANLKKRSFNMLSLTVTEANARAVDLYKRLGFRSERIFDAFVWEG; from the coding sequence TTGGAAATTCTCGACCTACGACACTTCACGTCATCCGATCTGCGGCCGCTTCTCGATCAGGAGGCGCGTGTGTGGTCGCGCCTGCTGGCATGGGACTACCGCAGCTCCGCTGACATGATTCTGCGCTACGTGGATGCGAAAATCCTTCCCGGCTACGCCGCCGTCGACCATGGTGCACTGAAGGGCTACTCGTTCTTCGTGTACGAAGGTAGTAAGGGCGTGATTGGCGATCTCTTTGCCGTCCCCGACAATGGCCACACGCCAAAGCTCGAATCCGAGCTCGTGCGCCACGTCATCGAAACCCTCCAGCAGTCGCCCGGAATTCATCGCATCGAAGCGCAGCTGCTGGTGCACGACGCAGGGCAAGTCGCGAAACCCTTCCTCGAAGAAGGCTTCCAGCGGTACCCACGTATCTTCATGACGCTGCCCATCACCAAGCCGCTCGCAACCCGCGGCCGAGAAGTTCCAGGCGATATCGAGATCCGCCCCTGGCGCGACGAAGACTACCAGCCTGCTGCTGCTGTGATCTCGTCGGCCTATCGCGGGCACATTGACTCGGAAATCAACGATCAGTACCGCTCACTTAACGGGTCACTGCGCTTTCTCAATAATATTGTGCGTTTTCCCGGCTGTGGCGTTTTCGATCCTGCCGCTTCGTTCGTGGCGCTGAGCAGGAGTACACATCAAATCGTCGGTGTGTTGCTCTGTTCGCGGGTCAAGGAAGACGTTGGCCACATAACGCAGGTCTGCATGGTTCCGGAACTCCGCGGCCTGGGTATCGGTGAGGCGCTGATTGCGTACACCGCCGCCAATCTCAAGAAGCGCAGCTTCAACATGCTGTCGCTCACTGTGACGGAAGCGAACGCCCGCGCGGTTGACCTCTATAAGAGGCTCGGGTTCCGCAGCGAGCGGATCTTCGACGCATTTGTTTGGGAAGGGTAA
- a CDS encoding glycosyltransferase family 39 protein, translating into MNERAPQLRLLLEVFLLAALCYFFFFFGLSAFGLTGADEPRYAQVAREMLQHHDWVTPTLYGNVWLEKPILYYWGAIVSYRIFGVSDWAARIPGGVFASAMLLFLYAWTRRFRNGSQLDAIVMTASSVFVFAFARAASIDIHLVAPLTIGMLAWWAFYETGHRGWLALFYAMIAIGVLAKGPVSAALAAMVILVFVAIRRDWSAIVRTLWIPGILIFFAIALPWYVAVQHANPGFVREFFITHNLSRFTTNRFQHRQHFWYYIPVLIGGTMPWTVFVIAALAGGIKSLRDKNEDPLLTYLAVWVLIPLIFFSFSQSKLPGYILPSIVPCGLLVAIWLRRENTKPSPVLISVHALLSGAVLAVALLAPYKLYKMPLPGQVLRIAIPVGLIVALVVAIVVFLRGYAALRFATIFPVALALAFLLKAAGPAIDSTQSIRPVAARITNSFATNEPVMFYNVPRGVEYGLAFYLDRPLPEPPPDEIVRFGTAAAGNQQREKTLKDISNSLPPNHGNYVLVTRAGAINRFADTVPPNYQIEPFFRFQPQRLDVYFLRDIGPGR; encoded by the coding sequence ATGAACGAACGAGCACCTCAACTGCGGCTGCTGCTTGAAGTCTTTCTGCTTGCCGCGCTCTGCTATTTCTTTTTCTTTTTTGGACTCTCTGCTTTCGGCTTAACCGGCGCCGACGAGCCTCGCTATGCGCAGGTCGCACGCGAGATGCTTCAGCACCACGACTGGGTCACGCCGACTCTCTACGGGAACGTCTGGCTGGAAAAGCCGATCCTCTACTACTGGGGCGCAATCGTCAGCTACAGGATCTTCGGCGTGAGCGACTGGGCCGCACGGATTCCTGGCGGAGTCTTCGCGAGCGCGATGCTCCTATTCCTCTACGCGTGGACGCGCCGCTTCCGCAACGGCTCGCAACTCGATGCGATTGTGATGACCGCGTCGTCCGTGTTTGTATTCGCTTTTGCCCGCGCTGCTTCGATTGACATTCATCTGGTCGCTCCGCTGACGATCGGCATGCTCGCGTGGTGGGCATTCTACGAAACGGGCCATCGCGGATGGCTGGCGTTGTTTTACGCCATGATCGCGATCGGAGTGCTCGCGAAAGGACCAGTCTCAGCGGCGCTGGCGGCAATGGTCATTCTCGTCTTCGTGGCGATCCGCCGTGATTGGTCGGCCATCGTCCGCACCCTCTGGATTCCCGGCATCCTGATATTCTTTGCAATCGCGCTGCCCTGGTACGTCGCGGTGCAGCATGCGAATCCGGGCTTCGTCCGCGAGTTTTTCATCACCCATAACCTGAGTCGTTTCACGACCAACCGTTTTCAGCACCGCCAGCATTTCTGGTACTACATCCCGGTCCTGATCGGCGGCACCATGCCGTGGACGGTCTTCGTCATCGCTGCGCTTGCAGGCGGAATCAAGTCGCTGCGCGATAAGAACGAAGATCCGTTGCTCACCTATCTCGCGGTGTGGGTACTCATCCCGCTGATCTTCTTTTCGTTTTCGCAGTCGAAGCTGCCGGGCTACATCCTGCCTTCGATCGTTCCGTGCGGTCTGCTCGTCGCCATCTGGCTGCGCCGCGAGAACACCAAGCCGTCGCCGGTGCTTATTTCGGTGCATGCCTTGCTGTCCGGAGCTGTGCTCGCAGTTGCTCTGCTCGCGCCCTACAAGCTCTACAAAATGCCGCTGCCCGGCCAGGTGCTGCGCATCGCAATTCCAGTAGGGTTGATCGTCGCGCTTGTGGTTGCGATTGTTGTTTTCCTGCGCGGATACGCGGCACTCCGCTTCGCTACGATATTTCCCGTCGCGCTCGCACTGGCGTTTCTGCTCAAAGCCGCCGGCCCTGCTATTGATTCCACGCAATCCATCCGGCCAGTTGCAGCGCGCATCACGAACTCCTTTGCCACAAATGAGCCGGTAATGTTCTACAACGTCCCGCGCGGCGTTGAGTATGGACTGGCCTTTTACCTCGATCGCCCCCTGCCCGAGCCGCCACCGGACGAAATCGTCAGGTTCGGCACGGCTGCTGCCGGCAACCAGCAGAGAGAAAAGACTTTGAAAGATATCAGCAACTCCCTCCCGCCGAACCACGGGAATTATGTGCTGGTTACGCGCGCGGGAGCGATCAACCGCTTTGCCGATACCGTGCCTCCGAACTACCAGATCGAGCCGTTCTTCCGCTTCCAACCGCAGCGCCTCGACGTGTATTTCTTGCGCGATATCGGCCCTGGACGCTGA
- a CDS encoding CBU_0592 family membrane protein, protein MHDSHAWQAFSFVGAMMILVAYGGQQMKRMDPRSAAYNLLNIIGSGILCYSAFRPFNLGFVVLEGTWVLISVYAMMRNRRERPAD, encoded by the coding sequence ATGCATGACTCGCACGCCTGGCAAGCCTTCTCGTTCGTTGGCGCAATGATGATCCTGGTGGCCTACGGCGGCCAGCAGATGAAGCGGATGGACCCGCGGAGCGCTGCCTATAATCTCCTGAACATCATTGGGTCGGGAATTCTCTGCTACAGCGCGTTCCGGCCTTTCAACCTCGGGTTTGTAGTGCTTGAAGGCACCTGGGTGCTGATCAGCGTTTACGCCATGATGCGCAACCGGCGGGAGCGCCCGGCCGACTGA
- a CDS encoding DHH family phosphoesterase has protein sequence MIDEVLNQIGRRQKFLLTSHARPDGDAVGSVLACGEILRSMGKQADVVLSDGVPYIYKPLPFSETVVVSPTVSADYDAAIILECDSVHRTRIEGLERHYLINIDHHSTARPFAHVNWIDPSACATAEMIFRLAREASVKISPEVATCLYTAVLTDTGSFCFNGTTERTFALAQELVRAGAEPSRIAQNVYFANPYSKMRLLGSALSNLHRDGELAWMFISRDEMDRTDAVDEDTEGLVNYALAIEGIEVALFFREQADGRYRVSLRSKGRINVASVAERFGGGGHECASGCAMEGPLSVATERILMQFRLLDGKLLVH, from the coding sequence ATGATCGACGAGGTTCTCAATCAGATCGGCAGGCGGCAGAAGTTTCTTCTGACTTCGCACGCGCGCCCCGATGGCGACGCGGTGGGCTCCGTCCTCGCATGTGGAGAGATCCTGCGCTCGATGGGCAAGCAGGCAGACGTCGTGCTGAGCGACGGTGTCCCGTATATCTACAAGCCGCTGCCGTTCTCTGAAACTGTTGTCGTCTCGCCGACTGTTTCTGCCGATTATGACGCCGCCATCATTCTCGAATGCGATAGCGTTCATCGCACCCGCATCGAAGGCCTGGAGCGGCACTACCTCATCAACATTGATCACCATTCGACGGCACGTCCATTTGCCCACGTGAATTGGATTGATCCTAGCGCCTGCGCCACGGCCGAGATGATCTTCCGGCTCGCCCGCGAGGCCAGCGTGAAGATTTCGCCGGAAGTCGCTACCTGTCTCTACACCGCGGTGCTTACCGACACTGGCTCGTTCTGCTTTAACGGCACCACGGAGCGTACCTTCGCGCTCGCACAGGAACTGGTACGCGCCGGCGCAGAACCCTCGCGCATCGCGCAGAACGTCTATTTCGCGAACCCGTATTCGAAGATGCGCCTGCTTGGTTCTGCCTTGAGCAACCTTCATCGGGACGGCGAACTCGCCTGGATGTTTATCTCGCGCGATGAGATGGACCGTACCGACGCAGTGGATGAGGACACCGAAGGCCTGGTGAATTACGCGCTGGCGATTGAAGGGATCGAGGTTGCACTGTTCTTCCGCGAACAAGCCGATGGCCGATATCGCGTCAGCCTGCGCAGCAAAGGCAGGATCAACGTTGCCAGTGTGGCTGAGCGTTTCGGCGGTGGCGGCCATGAGTGCGCCAGCGGCTGCGCGATGGAAGGGCCGCTCTCGGTTGCGACGGAACGCATCCTGATGCAGTTCCGTCTCTTGGACGGAAAACTGCTCGTCCACTAG
- the rbfA gene encoding 30S ribosome-binding factor RbfA — MEQRALKHHRERLGEAIREEIGAILEGELGDPRIGLVTVSEVMIASNGKSAIVLVAVAGEEQEAVDTLEGLAAATGYIRHEVAARLGLRVAPELLFRLDQTERYGGRVEELLKRVNKRKKSSR; from the coding sequence ATGGAGCAACGCGCACTGAAACATCACCGCGAACGCCTCGGCGAGGCGATTCGCGAAGAGATTGGGGCCATCCTCGAAGGCGAATTGGGCGATCCAAGAATCGGACTCGTCACGGTCAGCGAGGTGATGATTGCCTCTAACGGAAAGTCGGCCATCGTGCTCGTGGCCGTCGCCGGAGAAGAGCAGGAAGCGGTGGACACGCTCGAAGGCCTTGCTGCGGCGACAGGCTATATTCGCCACGAAGTGGCAGCGAGACTCGGACTCCGCGTGGCGCCGGAGCTGTTGTTTCGTCTCGACCAGACGGAGCGCTACGGCGGCCGCGTGGAAGAGTTATTGAAGCGAGTGAACAAGCGGAAGAAAAGTAGTCGGTAA
- a CDS encoding DUF503 domain-containing protein: MAIAYLTLELRMETAHSLKDKRQVVRSLKDKLRASFNVSVAEIENLDLWQLATIGVVSVSDSRDYLEGLMRNVESAATRIANNAGADVTDSFLDFV; the protein is encoded by the coding sequence ATGGCAATCGCATATCTGACCTTGGAATTGCGCATGGAAACTGCGCATTCCCTGAAAGACAAGCGGCAGGTCGTGCGCAGCTTGAAAGATAAGTTACGCGCCAGCTTTAACGTGTCGGTGGCCGAGATTGAGAACCTGGACTTGTGGCAACTGGCGACCATCGGCGTAGTCAGCGTGTCAGACTCGCGCGACTATCTCGAAGGGCTTATGCGAAACGTGGAAAGCGCTGCTACCCGTATCGCAAATAATGCTGGTGCCGACGTTACCGATTCGTTTCTGGATTTCGTCTAA
- the infB gene encoding translation initiation factor IF-2, with product MKIRINDLARELEVKSKAILDALTKVGVTEKKTHSSSIEDHEAVLVKKYIHEHGTEESPRRRSAGEDEFKPKIDLSKISKPGDVLKALTQKAAPPPPPPPPPRPAVKAPSPVSQEPRPPAVPPAPQKPAVFARPASETVHTPPEPPKPRFITPASVAAQRPVITPPKPPVPPAPPVAVAPPAVIEPAAPAEEPKAAAPATTAPEAPEVKAPVSPERVAPAADTGAHVTAKPEAPAAPGAATPAPTPGRPLPGVPLRQQTPGRRMIVPQTGPRPVYSAPPPAPPRPTPPPQMSQGAGTRPGMPVRGQPIFQRRPQSGPGGGSGGPGGFQRPGGPPRPGDRPRGPHPTRQFPSGPRPMGGIGLAPPGAPANKPAGRPAPARRPGQRYVPRGQKEGPMKGFVPPPRLSLSNEPLPITRNITISEGISVKDLAEKLGIRAKDLIARLLARGVFATVNQTLEASLASEMANHFGASTDVITFEDQLAQETAKAAGETPEEAAANAVVRPPVVTIMGHVDHGKTSLLDAIRATDVAGGEAGGITQHIGAYKVAIGDPNSPAFGREIVFLDTPGHEAFTRMRARGSKITDIVVIVVAADDGVMPQTVEAIDHARAANVPIIVAVNKIDKPDAMPERVKKQLADRGLMPEDWGGNTVFVDVSAKQKTNLNLLMEMICLVADLGDLKANPDRMASGTVVEAKLDRGRGPVATVLVQNGTLRTSDNFVVGNAFGKVRAMFNDRGVSLDTAGPSTPVEIIGLETLPQAGDQFTVVADREKARDISEYREGRAREAQLAKSSRVSLEGLAEQLKTAGQKDLPIILKGDVQGSVEVLNDLLSKMSTEKVKITMIRSGVGAITESDVLLASASNAIIIGFNVRPERKAQELAVQEGVDIRLHSIIYELQDEMKKAMLGLLEPIIKETYQGRADVKDTFRIPKVGTIAGCQVADGIIKRDSHVRLVRDNVVIYTGKIGSLKRFKDDASEVRNGMECGIGIAGYGDIRSGDVIEAFTSEKIAADSLH from the coding sequence ATGAAGATTCGAATTAACGATTTAGCACGAGAGCTGGAAGTGAAGAGCAAGGCTATTCTCGATGCGCTGACCAAGGTCGGCGTGACCGAGAAGAAGACCCACTCCAGTTCGATTGAAGATCACGAAGCCGTGCTGGTGAAGAAGTACATCCATGAGCACGGGACCGAAGAATCGCCGCGTCGGCGAAGCGCCGGAGAAGACGAGTTCAAGCCGAAGATCGATCTCTCAAAGATTTCGAAGCCCGGCGATGTGCTCAAGGCGCTCACGCAGAAGGCTGCCCCTCCGCCGCCACCTCCGCCTCCGCCACGCCCAGCCGTGAAGGCGCCGAGCCCTGTTTCGCAGGAGCCGCGTCCGCCGGCCGTTCCGCCCGCACCTCAGAAGCCCGCCGTGTTTGCGCGTCCGGCCTCCGAGACGGTGCATACGCCGCCTGAGCCACCAAAGCCGCGTTTCATTACGCCAGCGAGCGTTGCCGCGCAGCGTCCGGTGATCACGCCTCCGAAGCCGCCAGTTCCGCCCGCGCCTCCGGTAGCCGTCGCGCCGCCGGCAGTGATTGAACCGGCCGCTCCGGCCGAAGAGCCAAAGGCCGCTGCGCCAGCTACGACTGCGCCGGAAGCGCCCGAAGTTAAAGCGCCGGTTTCGCCGGAGCGAGTCGCTCCCGCCGCGGACACTGGCGCACACGTAACCGCAAAGCCGGAAGCCCCAGCAGCTCCAGGCGCAGCCACTCCCGCGCCTACGCCGGGACGTCCGCTGCCGGGTGTGCCGTTGCGCCAACAGACGCCGGGTCGTCGCATGATCGTTCCGCAAACCGGACCACGTCCGGTTTACAGCGCGCCGCCGCCGGCACCACCGCGTCCGACTCCGCCGCCGCAAATGTCGCAGGGAGCAGGTACGCGTCCGGGTATGCCGGTGCGCGGTCAGCCCATTTTCCAGCGCCGTCCGCAAAGCGGTCCTGGTGGTGGTTCGGGAGGTCCAGGTGGATTCCAGCGTCCTGGCGGTCCGCCGCGTCCGGGGGATCGCCCGCGTGGTCCGCATCCAACGCGGCAGTTCCCCAGCGGTCCCCGTCCGATGGGCGGGATCGGCCTAGCGCCTCCGGGAGCACCCGCGAATAAGCCGGCAGGCCGTCCGGCACCGGCACGGCGTCCGGGCCAGCGTTATGTCCCGCGTGGACAAAAAGAAGGCCCAATGAAGGGCTTTGTTCCGCCACCGCGGTTGTCGCTCTCCAATGAGCCGCTACCGATCACGCGGAACATCACGATCTCCGAAGGTATCAGCGTGAAAGATCTCGCTGAGAAGCTCGGGATTCGCGCGAAAGACCTCATCGCCCGTTTGTTGGCGCGTGGCGTATTCGCTACCGTCAACCAGACGCTCGAAGCCAGTCTTGCCAGTGAAATGGCGAACCACTTCGGCGCCTCGACGGACGTCATTACCTTCGAGGACCAACTTGCGCAGGAGACTGCCAAGGCTGCCGGTGAGACTCCGGAAGAAGCGGCCGCGAACGCTGTCGTGCGTCCTCCGGTCGTCACCATCATGGGCCACGTTGATCACGGTAAGACGAGCTTGCTCGACGCAATCCGCGCGACCGACGTAGCGGGTGGCGAAGCCGGTGGCATCACGCAGCACATCGGCGCTTACAAGGTAGCGATCGGTGATCCGAACTCTCCGGCGTTTGGCCGCGAGATCGTATTCCTCGATACCCCAGGTCACGAGGCGTTTACCCGCATGCGTGCCCGCGGCTCGAAGATCACGGACATCGTTGTGATCGTTGTCGCTGCTGATGACGGCGTCATGCCGCAGACGGTCGAGGCCATCGACCACGCGAGAGCGGCGAACGTGCCGATCATCGTGGCGGTGAACAAGATCGACAAGCCAGACGCTATGCCCGAGCGCGTGAAGAAGCAACTCGCTGATCGTGGCCTGATGCCGGAAGATTGGGGTGGCAACACCGTGTTCGTCGACGTATCGGCGAAACAGAAGACCAATCTCAACCTGCTGATGGAAATGATCTGCCTGGTTGCCGACCTCGGCGACCTGAAGGCGAATCCCGATCGCATGGCGAGCGGTACAGTTGTGGAAGCGAAACTTGATCGCGGACGCGGTCCGGTTGCAACCGTGCTGGTTCAGAATGGCACGCTCAGGACCAGCGACAACTTCGTGGTCGGCAACGCATTCGGCAAAGTCCGCGCCATGTTTAACGATCGTGGTGTGTCGCTCGACACCGCTGGACCTTCGACTCCGGTCGAGATCATTGGTCTCGAGACACTGCCGCAAGCCGGCGACCAGTTCACGGTCGTAGCCGATCGTGAGAAGGCCCGCGACATCTCCGAGTACCGCGAAGGCCGCGCTCGCGAAGCACAGCTTGCGAAGAGCTCGCGCGTTTCACTCGAAGGCTTGGCTGAACAGCTCAAGACCGCCGGACAGAAGGACCTGCCGATCATCCTCAAGGGCGATGTGCAGGGCTCGGTCGAAGTGCTGAATGACTTGCTGAGCAAGATGTCGACGGAAAAGGTGAAGATCACCATGATCCGTAGCGGAGTGGGTGCGATCACCGAATCCGACGTGCTGCTGGCCTCGGCGTCGAACGCGATCATCATCGGGTTCAACGTGCGACCGGAGCGCAAGGCGCAAGAGCTCGCCGTACAGGAGGGGGTCGACATCCGCCTGCACTCGATCATCTACGAGTTGCAGGACGAGATGAAGAAAGCCATGCTCGGCTTGCTCGAACCGATCATCAAGGAAACCTACCAGGGGCGCGCGGACGTCAAAGACACCTTCCGCATCCCGAAGGTGGGTACCATCGCCGGTTGCCAGGTTGCGGATGGCATCATCAAACGCGACTCGCACGTGCGCTTGGTGCGTGACAACGTGGTGATCTACACCGGCAAGATCGGATCGCTGAAGCGTTTCAAAGACGACGCCAGCGAGGTCCGTAACGGCATGGAGTGCGGTATCGGTATCGCGGGTTACGGCGACATTCGCAGCGGGGACGTGATCGAAGCGTTCACCAGCGAAAAGATTGCTGCCGACTCGCTGCACTAG